Proteins encoded by one window of Dendropsophus ebraccatus isolate aDenEbr1 chromosome 4, aDenEbr1.pat, whole genome shotgun sequence:
- the NPRL2 gene encoding GATOR1 complex protein NPRL2, with protein sequence MMMSSRRIECIFFSEFHPTLGPKIRYQVPEEYISRELFDTVQVYIITKPELQNKLITVTAMDKKLIGCPVCIEHKKYSRNALLFNLGFVCNARAKTCALEPIVKKLAGYLKTLELESGFISNEDSKQRLVPIMSILLEGLNSTGECSLPIDESNTMHLKVIELRAAPPTAQEYDVPVFTEDKEDFCNAQWDLTTQQILPYIDGFRHIQKISAEADVELNLVRIAIQNLMYYGVVTLVSIFQYSNVYCTTPRVQELIHDKALQEECISYINKPGLKRPSLRDVFQLYCGLSPGTTVRDLIARHTQQLQRVDERKLIQFGLMKKLIRRLQKYPVKVSRDERSPPARLYTGSHSYDEICCKTGMSYRELDERLDTDSNIIVCMK encoded by the exons TGATGTCCAGTCGGAGGATCGAGTGCATTTTCTTCAGTGAATTCCATCCAACCCTGGGACCCAAGATCAGATACCAG GTACCAGAGGAATACATCTCACGAGAGTTATTTGACACTGTCCAGGTTTATATAATCACCAAACCTGAGCTGCAGAACAAGCTGATTACTGT cactgccaTGGACaagaagctgattggttgcccaGTGTGCATAGAGCACAAGAAGTATAGTCGAAACGCACTGCTCTTTAACCTGGGCTTTGTGTGTAACGCCAGAGCCAAGACATGTGCCCTGGAGCCGATCGTTAAGAAGCTTGCCGGATACCTCAAGACACTGGAG TTGGAGTCTGGTTTCATCTCTAATGAGGATAGTAAGCAGAGACTGGTGCCCATCATGAGTATCCTTCTGGAAGGGTTGAACTCTACTGGAGAATGCTCACTCCCTATAG ATGAAAGTAACACAATGCACCTCAAGGTGATAGAATTGCGTGCTGCACCCCCTACAGCCCAGGAGTATGATGTCCCAGTATTCACAGAAGACAAGGAGGATTTCTGTAATGCACAGTGGGATTTGACAACACAGCAG ATTCTTCCATATATCGATGGTTTCCGCCACATACAAAAGATCTCCGCTGAGGCAGATGTGGAGCTGAACCTTGTGCGCATAGCAATACAGAACCTCAT GTATTATGGAGTGGTAACTTTAGTTTCCATCTTCCAG TATTCCAATGTGTATTGTACCACACCACGAGTACAAGAGTTGATTCATGACAAGGCTCTGCAGGAGGAGTGCATCTCTTACATTAATAAACCAG GTCTCAAGCGGCCAAGTCTCCGTGATGTTTTCCAGCTGTACTGTGGCCTCAGTCCTGGCACTACTGTCAGAGATCTTATTGCCCGACATACACAGCAGCTACAGAGGGTGGAtgagag GAAACTCATTCAGTTTGGGCTGATGAAGAAGCTGATCCGAAGACTCCAGAAATACCCTGTAAAAGTGTCCCGTGATGAGCGTAGCCCACCTGCTCGCCTCTATACAGGAAGCCACAGCTATGACGAGATTTGCTGCAAGACAG GTATGAGTTATCGAGAGCTGGATGAAAGACTGGACACTGACTCCAACATCATTGTGTGTATGAAGTAA